One stretch of Roseibium sp. HPY-6 DNA includes these proteins:
- a CDS encoding enoyl-CoA hydratase family protein produces MRSNVEHFRCRIEDGIAQIALDRPERKNPLTFESYAELRDWFRDLHYADDVHAVVILPNGGNFSSGGDVHDIIGPLTRMNMKELLAFTRMTGDLVKAMLGCGKPVIAAVDGICAGAGAIMAMASDLRIATPEAKVAFLFNRVGLAGCDMGACAMLPRIIGQGRAAELLYLGRSMKADEGHAWGFFNSVVEATELESAAMDLAARIAAGPTFANSMTKTMLAQEWSMSLEQAIEAEAQAQAICMQGNDFRRAYEAFAAKEKPVFEGD; encoded by the coding sequence ATGCGTAGCAACGTCGAACACTTTCGTTGCCGGATCGAAGACGGCATCGCTCAGATCGCGCTGGACCGGCCGGAGCGGAAAAACCCGCTCACATTCGAAAGTTATGCCGAACTTCGCGACTGGTTCCGCGATCTTCACTACGCGGACGACGTCCACGCAGTCGTCATTCTCCCGAACGGCGGCAATTTCAGCTCTGGCGGCGACGTCCATGACATCATCGGTCCACTGACCCGTATGAACATGAAAGAGCTGCTGGCGTTCACGCGTATGACCGGCGATCTGGTCAAAGCCATGCTCGGATGCGGCAAGCCGGTCATCGCGGCGGTGGATGGCATCTGTGCCGGAGCAGGCGCGATCATGGCAATGGCCTCTGATCTGCGGATAGCAACCCCGGAGGCAAAGGTTGCCTTCCTGTTCAATCGCGTCGGCCTTGCGGGCTGCGACATGGGCGCGTGCGCCATGCTGCCAAGGATCATCGGTCAGGGGCGGGCCGCGGAGCTTCTTTATCTCGGGCGCTCCATGAAGGCAGATGAGGGCCACGCCTGGGGATTTTTCAATTCGGTTGTCGAGGCGACTGAACTGGAGAGCGCTGCCATGGATCTTGCCGCGCGGATCGCAGCCGGGCCGACTTTCGCCAATTCCATGACCAAGACGATGCTGGCACAGGAATGGTCCATGAGCCTTGAACAGGCAATTGAGGCGGAAGCCCAGGCCCAGGCGATCTGCATGCAGGGCAACGATTTTCGCCGTGCCTATGAAGCTTTTGCCGCCAAGGAAAAACCGGTGTTTGAGGGCGACTGA
- a CDS encoding acyl-CoA dehydrogenase family protein: MADKTFLTWPFFEDRHRALAEELETWAAANLAHVDHGDTDAACSQLVADLGDAGFLQLTGSPEGVLDVRSLCLIRETLARYDGLADFSFAMQGLGTGAISLFGTDAQKKDWLPLTRSGKAISAFALTEPQSGSDVANSTMTATEDGDTYVFNGEKTWISNGGIADVYTLFARTGEAPGAKGLSAFVVTPDATGFEVVERLETIAPHPLATLRFTDCRIPRSSLIGAPGAGFKVAMSVLDIFRSTVAAAALGFARRALDEALHRVTSRKIQGAPLFDLQLVQGHIADMALDIDAAALLIYRAAWAKDSGAPRVTREAAMAKLFSTDQAQQVIDKAVQLHGGDGVRSGTTVEKLYREIRALRIYEGASDVQKIIIARQALQSL; encoded by the coding sequence ATGGCGGACAAAACCTTCCTGACCTGGCCGTTTTTCGAAGACCGGCATCGAGCACTGGCCGAAGAGCTGGAGACTTGGGCAGCGGCCAATCTAGCCCACGTTGATCATGGCGACACTGACGCTGCCTGCAGCCAGCTCGTGGCCGATCTTGGCGATGCCGGATTTCTGCAACTGACAGGATCACCGGAGGGTGTGCTTGATGTGCGCAGCCTTTGCCTGATCCGCGAAACGCTTGCCCGATATGACGGCCTCGCTGACTTTTCCTTCGCCATGCAGGGTCTCGGGACGGGTGCAATTTCCCTCTTCGGAACAGACGCGCAAAAGAAAGACTGGCTGCCGCTCACGCGCAGCGGCAAGGCAATTTCCGCCTTCGCCCTGACCGAACCGCAGTCGGGGTCCGACGTTGCCAACTCAACCATGACGGCCACGGAAGACGGCGATACATATGTGTTCAACGGCGAAAAAACCTGGATTTCCAATGGCGGGATCGCTGACGTCTATACGCTCTTTGCCCGAACGGGCGAAGCACCCGGCGCAAAGGGTCTGTCGGCCTTCGTTGTGACGCCGGACGCCACCGGATTTGAGGTCGTTGAACGTCTGGAAACCATCGCGCCACATCCACTGGCGACGCTGCGCTTTACCGATTGCCGCATACCCAGATCAAGTTTGATCGGTGCTCCGGGTGCCGGCTTCAAGGTTGCCATGTCGGTGCTCGATATCTTCCGCTCGACGGTCGCAGCGGCCGCTCTTGGATTTGCAAGGCGCGCGCTCGACGAAGCCCTGCACCGGGTCACGAGCCGCAAGATCCAGGGCGCGCCACTTTTCGATCTGCAACTTGTGCAAGGGCATATTGCAGACATGGCCCTCGACATCGATGCAGCCGCTCTCCTCATCTACCGCGCCGCCTGGGCGAAGGACAGCGGCGCGCCGCGTGTCACGCGTGAGGCGGCGATGGCAAAGCTGTTTTCGACCGACCAGGCACAACAGGTGATCGACAAGGCGGTTCAGCTTCACGGCGGCGACGGTGTGCGCAGCGGCACGACCGTTGAAAAACTCTACCGCGAAATCCGTGCCTTACGTATTTATGAAGGGGCATCCGACGTTCAGAAGATCATCATCGCACGTCAGGCGCTGCAAAGCCTCTGA
- a CDS encoding MarR family transcriptional regulator, giving the protein MTSAIEPISKTRLRVWLKLLKTSNGIEAEIRRNLRDRHNTTLPRFDVMSALARFPEGLKMSDLSSFLRVSNGNVTGIVDKLTEEGLAQRVAVPGDKRAQVARLTEKGKSEFESLANHHESWIDTLLDGLSFEDLEALSDTLERVLTQSTEKERADA; this is encoded by the coding sequence ATGACCTCTGCGATAGAACCGATTTCCAAGACACGTCTGCGCGTCTGGCTCAAACTCCTGAAAACGTCGAACGGCATTGAAGCCGAGATCCGCCGTAACCTGCGTGACCGTCACAACACGACACTGCCGCGTTTCGACGTGATGTCGGCCCTCGCGCGGTTTCCGGAAGGGCTCAAGATGAGCGACCTCTCCAGCTTCCTCCGCGTGTCCAACGGAAACGTTACGGGCATCGTCGACAAACTGACCGAAGAAGGCCTTGCGCAACGCGTCGCCGTACCCGGTGACAAGCGGGCTCAGGTCGCGCGGTTGACTGAAAAAGGCAAGTCGGAGTTTGAAAGCCTGGCAAACCATCACGAAAGCTGGATTGATACCTTGCTCGACGGTCTTTCTTTTGAAGACCTTGAAGCGCTCTCAGATACGCTTGAGCGTGTTCTGACCCAAAGCACCGAGAAGGAGCGTGCGGATGCGTAG
- a CDS encoding saccharopine dehydrogenase C-terminal domain-containing protein, producing MQKIAVLGLGKVGTLAGELLHDSGFQVTGFDSTASHELPFETRQVDVSSLDRLKDALSGVEAVLSCLPYFLNVGVASTAHELGLHYFDLTEDVPTTKAIVEMAQSSKGLMAPQCGLAPGFVGIVGASLIEEFDRCRSCRMRVGALPQNPAGLMGYSFNWSPEGVVNEYLNDCEVLEDGEIKWVSPMEWIEKIVIGGIELEAFTTSGGLGTMCETYKDRVPNMDYKTMRYPGHVKLMNFFFHELLMRDRRREAGEILVNAKPPVSDDIVYIHVAAEGEVDGRMQRREFVRGLKPLTIAGKERTAIAWTTASSVVAVIEMVRDGTLPAKGFLKQEDVPLDVFLKTSNGARYNM from the coding sequence ATGCAGAAGATAGCGGTTCTGGGACTTGGCAAGGTCGGCACACTGGCGGGTGAACTGCTGCATGACAGCGGCTTTCAGGTAACGGGTTTCGACAGCACTGCGTCGCATGAACTGCCGTTCGAAACGCGGCAAGTGGATGTCAGCAGTTTGGACAGGCTGAAAGACGCTCTATCGGGTGTTGAAGCGGTCTTGTCCTGCCTTCCTTATTTTCTCAATGTCGGGGTGGCCAGCACGGCTCATGAACTCGGTCTGCACTATTTCGACCTGACGGAAGACGTGCCGACGACAAAGGCGATCGTGGAGATGGCCCAATCGTCAAAGGGTCTCATGGCACCGCAATGCGGTCTGGCTCCGGGTTTCGTCGGTATCGTGGGCGCCAGCCTGATTGAAGAGTTCGACCGTTGCAGGTCCTGCCGCATGCGGGTCGGCGCCCTGCCGCAGAACCCCGCGGGACTGATGGGCTATTCCTTCAACTGGTCTCCGGAGGGCGTCGTCAACGAGTACCTCAATGATTGCGAGGTCCTGGAAGACGGCGAGATCAAATGGGTCTCTCCCATGGAGTGGATCGAAAAGATTGTCATCGGCGGCATCGAACTGGAAGCCTTCACCACGTCCGGCGGGCTGGGTACCATGTGTGAGACTTACAAGGACCGTGTGCCGAACATGGATTACAAAACCATGCGGTATCCCGGGCATGTGAAGCTGATGAACTTCTTCTTCCACGAACTTCTGATGCGCGACCGGCGCCGCGAAGCCGGCGAAATCCTGGTCAATGCCAAACCGCCGGTCAGTGATGACATTGTCTATATTCATGTGGCTGCGGAAGGCGAAGTGGATGGGCGCATGCAACGCCGTGAATTCGTAAGAGGCCTGAAACCGCTGACAATCGCTGGCAAGGAGCGGACCGCCATTGCCTGGACAACGGCCTCTTCCGTCGTTGCCGTTATTGAAATGGTGCGAGACGGCACGCTTCCTGCGAAGGGGTTCCTCAAGCAGGAAGATGTTCCGCTGGACGTTTTTCTGAAGACGTCAAATGGTGCCCGCTACAATATGTGA
- a CDS encoding TfuA-like protein: MNQKRPIIVFAGPSLDPCGLPDGLEAELRHPAAQGDLVETVRQHGTCVIALIDGLFQGVPAVRHKEILWAIDRGAIVFGAASMGALRAAELASFGMHGRGLIYRWLRRYPLLPDDAVAVLHAPPELGAAALTEALVDLRRKFKQAVRKRVISRDTATELTQIAQNLHYGKRTLANILADATTRDADDLARKLNGLKHSQKAEDANFLLQELRDRQEKNDWPEAEPVQQFVCTDAFLKDLTDAGFSLDTLDVHW; this comes from the coding sequence ATGAACCAGAAGCGCCCCATCATTGTTTTCGCGGGCCCGAGCCTTGATCCTTGCGGACTTCCGGACGGACTGGAGGCCGAGCTTCGGCATCCGGCGGCGCAGGGCGATCTTGTGGAAACGGTCCGGCAGCATGGCACTTGCGTTATCGCCCTGATCGACGGCCTGTTTCAGGGGGTGCCGGCCGTGCGCCACAAGGAAATCCTCTGGGCCATAGACCGTGGCGCGATCGTGTTCGGAGCGGCCAGCATGGGCGCTTTGAGGGCGGCAGAACTCGCCTCTTTCGGAATGCATGGGCGTGGATTGATCTACAGGTGGCTCCGCCGATACCCGCTCCTGCCGGACGATGCGGTGGCCGTTCTCCATGCTCCGCCTGAATTGGGAGCTGCGGCCCTGACCGAAGCGCTCGTAGACCTGAGAAGGAAGTTCAAGCAAGCCGTGCGCAAGAGAGTGATATCGCGCGACACAGCGACAGAGCTGACGCAGATAGCGCAAAATCTCCACTATGGGAAACGAACCCTTGCCAACATCCTGGCCGATGCGACCACTAGGGATGCAGATGATCTGGCCCGAAAGCTCAACGGCCTGAAGCACTCTCAGAAAGCCGAGGACGCCAATTTTCTCCTGCAGGAACTGCGCGACCGCCAGGAAAAGAACGACTGGCCTGAAGCTGAGCCCGTCCAGCAATTCGTTTGTACCGACGCGTTCCTCAAGGATCTGACCGACGCGGGTTTTTCATTGGACACGCTAGACGTTCATTGGTAG
- a CDS encoding bifunctional salicylyl-CoA 5-hydroxylase/oxidoreductase: MRIACLGGGPAGLYFAISMKLRDPSHEIVVLERNRANDTFGWGVVLSDDALSRMEGNDPVSTQAIRDHFAYWDDIAVEHNGVRTVSGGHGFAGIGRKQMLILLQERARELGVEMRFETEFQDAETFRKDYDLVVASDGINSRVRNEYEAVFKPDIDTRLCKFIWLGTHQKFDDAFTFIFEKTEHGWIWAHVYQFDDNTATFIVECLQPTWDGWGFADMSKEETVETCRKIFEKYLGGHDLMSNAAHLRGSAVWMNFPRVICEKWYHENVVLMGDAAATGHFSIGSGSRLAFDSAIALADYLHTEPDMETAFERYQEERRLEVLRLQSAARNSLEWFENVERYLDQDPVQFNYNLLTRSQRISHENLRLRDSQWLESAERWFMDQAGVSQNAPVRAPMFTPFKLRDMSLKNRVVVSPMAQYKAVDGAPTDWHLIHYGERAKGGAGLVYVEMTCVSAEGRITPGCPGLYAPEHETAWKRLTDFVHTETDAKICCQIGHSGRKGSTQIGWQEMDAPLADGNWELVSASAIPWSANNATPREITQAEMADIKEQFVRSAEMAERAGFDMIELHAAHGYLLSSFISPVSNVRTDEYGGSLENRMRWPLEVFRAMREVWPQEKPMSVRISANDWVGSEGVTPEDAVEIARMFRAAGADLIDVSAGQTTPEAKPVYGRMFQTPFSDQIRNEGGLQTMAVGNIYEADHANSILMAGRADLVAVGRPHLADPYWTLHEACRIGDRHATDWPLPYLAGRDQAWRLGDRDTEIVRA; the protein is encoded by the coding sequence ATGAGGATAGCCTGTTTAGGCGGAGGGCCAGCCGGCCTCTATTTCGCGATATCCATGAAGCTGCGCGACCCGTCGCACGAGATTGTGGTTCTGGAACGCAATCGCGCAAACGACACATTCGGATGGGGTGTCGTTCTTTCGGACGATGCCCTCAGCCGGATGGAAGGCAACGATCCGGTCAGCACCCAGGCAATCCGCGATCACTTCGCCTATTGGGACGATATCGCCGTCGAACACAACGGCGTGCGCACGGTCTCCGGCGGACACGGGTTTGCAGGCATTGGCCGCAAGCAGATGCTGATCCTGTTGCAGGAGCGTGCTCGCGAACTCGGCGTGGAAATGCGGTTCGAAACCGAATTCCAGGATGCCGAAACATTTCGCAAGGACTACGACCTCGTCGTAGCCTCGGACGGTATCAACTCCAGGGTCCGCAACGAATACGAGGCCGTCTTCAAGCCGGATATCGACACACGGCTTTGCAAATTCATCTGGCTTGGAACGCATCAGAAATTTGACGACGCCTTCACGTTCATCTTCGAGAAAACGGAGCATGGCTGGATCTGGGCGCACGTCTACCAGTTCGACGACAACACCGCGACTTTCATTGTCGAGTGTCTTCAGCCCACCTGGGACGGTTGGGGCTTTGCGGACATGTCGAAGGAGGAGACCGTCGAGACCTGCCGGAAGATTTTCGAGAAGTATCTCGGCGGCCACGATCTCATGTCCAATGCAGCCCATCTTCGCGGCTCTGCGGTCTGGATGAACTTCCCGCGCGTGATCTGCGAAAAATGGTACCACGAGAACGTGGTCCTGATGGGAGATGCCGCAGCCACCGGTCATTTTTCGATCGGATCCGGGTCACGCCTGGCGTTCGACAGCGCCATTGCGCTCGCGGATTATCTCCACACCGAACCGGACATGGAAACGGCATTCGAGCGGTATCAGGAAGAACGTCGGCTGGAGGTTCTGAGGCTTCAGTCGGCTGCGCGCAACTCGCTCGAATGGTTTGAAAATGTCGAACGCTATCTCGATCAGGATCCCGTTCAGTTCAACTACAATCTACTGACCCGTTCGCAACGGATCAGTCATGAGAACCTGCGCCTGCGCGACTCGCAATGGCTTGAGAGCGCGGAACGCTGGTTCATGGACCAGGCGGGCGTGTCGCAAAATGCACCGGTGCGCGCTCCGATGTTCACGCCTTTCAAGCTACGCGATATGTCGCTCAAGAACCGGGTCGTGGTCTCGCCGATGGCGCAGTACAAGGCAGTCGACGGTGCTCCGACAGACTGGCACCTGATCCACTACGGCGAACGGGCCAAAGGCGGCGCGGGTCTTGTTTATGTGGAGATGACCTGCGTCAGCGCCGAAGGCCGTATCACCCCAGGCTGCCCCGGACTTTATGCGCCCGAACACGAGACCGCCTGGAAGCGCCTGACCGACTTCGTCCATACCGAGACGGATGCAAAGATCTGCTGCCAGATCGGGCACTCAGGCCGCAAGGGGTCGACCCAGATTGGCTGGCAGGAAATGGACGCGCCGCTTGCCGATGGCAACTGGGAACTGGTCTCCGCATCGGCGATCCCGTGGTCGGCAAACAATGCGACGCCGCGCGAGATCACGCAGGCCGAAATGGCGGATATCAAGGAACAGTTCGTCCGCTCGGCCGAGATGGCGGAGCGCGCTGGTTTCGACATGATCGAACTTCATGCGGCACACGGTTACCTCCTTTCCTCATTCATCTCTCCGGTCTCGAATGTCCGTACGGACGAATACGGCGGTTCCCTTGAAAACCGGATGCGCTGGCCGCTGGAGGTCTTCAGGGCCATGCGGGAAGTTTGGCCGCAGGAAAAACCAATGTCGGTGCGCATCTCGGCCAACGACTGGGTCGGAAGCGAAGGTGTAACGCCAGAGGATGCAGTCGAAATCGCGAGGATGTTCCGCGCTGCAGGAGCCGACCTGATCGACGTTTCTGCCGGCCAGACGACGCCGGAGGCAAAGCCGGTTTATGGCCGCATGTTCCAGACACCCTTTTCCGACCAGATCAGGAACGAGGGAGGGCTTCAAACCATGGCCGTCGGCAACATCTACGAGGCCGACCACGCCAACTCGATCCTGATGGCCGGACGCGCCGACCTCGTCGCCGTGGGCCGTCCGCATCTCGCTGACCCGTACTGGACACTTCATGAAGCCTGCCGGATCGGCGACAGGCATGCGACCGACTGGCCCCTGCCCTACCTTGCCGGCAGAGATCAGGCCTGGCGCCTCGGCGACCGCGACACGGAGATCGTTCGCGCATGA
- a CDS encoding SDR family oxidoreductase, translating into MSLSDRHIVVTGGGSGVGAACAQLLARNGAKVTIFGRTEKPLAEQSLPYQLCDVTDVGAVETAFHAAREASGPVDIVIANAGAAESTPFSKMKPQMLEAMMAVNFYGVSNVWQAALPDMKASGWGRLIAIASTAGLRGYPYVSAYCAAKHAVVGLTRALGKELAKTGMTVNAICPGFVETPMLERSIENIMSKTGMSREDAANTLKADNPQGRFIQADEVAETALWLCSDGARSINGQAISLSGGEL; encoded by the coding sequence ATGAGCCTGTCGGATCGACATATCGTGGTGACCGGTGGCGGCAGCGGCGTGGGAGCAGCCTGCGCCCAACTGCTTGCGCGAAACGGAGCGAAGGTGACGATTTTCGGCCGAACGGAAAAGCCTTTGGCCGAGCAGTCGCTGCCCTACCAGCTTTGCGATGTGACAGATGTAGGAGCCGTTGAGACCGCCTTTCACGCGGCACGTGAGGCATCAGGCCCTGTCGATATCGTGATCGCAAATGCCGGGGCTGCGGAAAGCACGCCTTTCTCCAAAATGAAACCGCAGATGCTGGAAGCCATGATGGCCGTAAACTTCTATGGCGTTTCCAACGTCTGGCAAGCGGCCTTGCCGGACATGAAGGCGTCGGGTTGGGGTAGACTTATTGCGATCGCGTCAACGGCGGGCCTGCGCGGCTACCCCTATGTCAGCGCTTATTGCGCAGCCAAACATGCGGTCGTCGGCCTGACCCGGGCGCTCGGCAAGGAACTTGCGAAAACCGGGATGACCGTCAATGCGATCTGCCCGGGTTTCGTCGAAACCCCGATGCTCGAAAGATCGATTGAGAATATCATGTCGAAGACCGGCATGAGCCGTGAGGACGCGGCCAATACCCTCAAGGCGGACAATCCGCAGGGACGTTTCATCCAGGCAGACGAAGTTGCCGAAACCGCGCTATGGCTGTGTTCAGATGGTGCAAGATCGATCAACGGCCAGGCGATAAGCCTGTCGGGAGGCGAGTTATGA
- a CDS encoding cupin domain-containing protein: MTNGLDGGITRNGEGFDGVTLNILGQTYYPKAWCESTFAFETNSEPGQFVPVHVHPTQDEFILVQEGELDLKLDGEWVKARAGDLVRMPMGVPHGYFNKSDSPCRALFWVSPAGKLKELFDELHEMTDVEAVVRVSAEHDVDFLPPEANE, encoded by the coding sequence ATGACCAACGGACTTGACGGCGGCATCACCCGCAATGGCGAAGGCTTCGACGGCGTTACCCTCAACATTCTGGGGCAGACCTACTATCCAAAGGCCTGGTGCGAGTCGACATTCGCTTTTGAAACCAACTCCGAGCCGGGGCAGTTCGTTCCTGTCCACGTTCATCCCACCCAGGACGAATTCATTCTGGTGCAGGAAGGCGAACTCGACCTCAAATTGGACGGCGAGTGGGTCAAGGCACGCGCAGGCGACCTTGTGCGCATGCCTATGGGAGTACCCCACGGGTATTTCAACAAATCAGACAGTCCCTGTCGTGCCCTCTTCTGGGTGTCACCAGCCGGAAAACTCAAGGAACTGTTCGACGAACTGCACGAAATGACGGACGTGGAAGCAGTTGTGCGGGTCTCCGCGGAACACGATGTCGACTTCCTGCCGCCGGAAGCCAACGAGTAG
- a CDS encoding YcaO-like family protein — MSESEPSVFWPASWPDPMRESGQFQVTDSQNTQQPRRHYPAETYLERLLPHLGSFGLSRLADVTGLDRIGIPVVQAIRPLARSNAVNQGKGLTLAEAAVASIMEALETYAGERPDPEAETRATPEAVYGTQAVARLGHHLLPDTPEGWAGTEISFVTGTDILSGAQVQVPSALVGTDYTPASDHARTPFMRTTTGLGGGATANEALTQGLFETLERLGTSRAMDIHGFFEKHRFDCSSLVEPETRQLLDHLTASGLLCTVHECPSAGGFPVVWARLLDAESSATSLPFPADGFACRGSIDSAVRDAILEAVQTRASVIAGSREDITWQYYPRRADADFLAFERAQMSKATDRRLSPEAEPKEDSPFALATALKDEGLTAVSVGLMEDTGIPVFITRVVTLGIPGAGST, encoded by the coding sequence GTGAGCGAGAGCGAGCCCTCAGTCTTCTGGCCGGCATCCTGGCCTGATCCGATGCGCGAGAGCGGTCAGTTTCAAGTGACAGATTCGCAGAACACGCAGCAACCGCGCCGCCATTATCCTGCGGAAACTTATCTGGAGCGGCTTTTGCCGCACCTTGGGTCATTCGGCCTCTCAAGGCTCGCGGACGTGACCGGCCTCGACCGGATTGGCATTCCCGTCGTCCAGGCCATTCGCCCGCTTGCGAGGTCGAATGCGGTCAATCAGGGCAAGGGCCTGACGCTTGCCGAAGCCGCGGTCGCGTCCATCATGGAAGCACTTGAAACATATGCCGGTGAGCGCCCTGATCCGGAGGCCGAAACCCGCGCGACGCCTGAAGCGGTGTATGGCACGCAAGCCGTCGCAAGACTGGGTCACCACCTTTTGCCGGATACGCCTGAAGGCTGGGCCGGGACCGAAATTTCCTTCGTTACCGGAACGGACATCTTGTCCGGCGCTCAAGTGCAAGTGCCGTCGGCACTGGTCGGCACCGACTATACGCCCGCCAGCGATCACGCTCGCACACCATTCATGAGAACGACCACTGGCCTCGGCGGCGGAGCAACGGCGAACGAGGCGCTGACGCAGGGACTGTTCGAAACGCTTGAAAGGCTTGGCACCTCACGGGCGATGGACATTCACGGCTTTTTCGAAAAACACCGCTTCGACTGCTCATCACTGGTCGAACCGGAAACACGCCAACTGCTCGACCATCTGACGGCGTCAGGCCTGCTGTGCACGGTCCATGAGTGTCCGTCTGCCGGTGGCTTTCCGGTCGTCTGGGCCCGCTTGTTGGATGCAGAGAGTTCGGCAACATCTTTACCCTTTCCAGCCGACGGCTTTGCCTGTCGCGGCTCCATCGACAGCGCGGTACGAGACGCCATTTTGGAAGCCGTCCAGACAAGGGCATCGGTGATCGCAGGCAGCCGGGAAGATATCACCTGGCAGTATTACCCCAGGCGCGCAGATGCAGACTTCCTGGCCTTTGAGCGCGCACAAATGAGCAAGGCAACCGATAGACGATTGTCGCCCGAGGCAGAACCGAAGGAAGACAGTCCATTCGCCCTTGCCACGGCATTGAAAGATGAGGGCCTGACAGCCGTTTCGGTCGGGTTGATGGAAGACACGGGTATTCCCGTTTTCATCACCCGTGTCGTAACACTCGGCATACCGGGGGCAGGCAGCACATGA
- a CDS encoding LysR substrate-binding domain-containing protein produces MDRDIPIPSISVLRCFEAAAKHQSFTAAAEELGLTQSGVSRQVKELEEQIGAALFRREGRGIRLTQAGKALAKSVFSDLGRLRRTISQAVAAGETQELLTIAALPTFAARWLVPRLNDFKSGRPNLDLMIYSRTKPFDLLEQGIDVAIHFGANDWPGAKLTPLCPEDLIAVASPDLLNAHPVERKEDILRMPLLHMASRPHLWKAFQKSVPEATGRVQVGSYFDQFSLVIAAACSGMGAAILPTYLIETELASGSLVSLSSVEDGSGHNYYLATPPGDLTPPVAEFLTWIRGQVTRKVPKD; encoded by the coding sequence ATGGACCGCGACATTCCGATCCCGAGCATTTCCGTTCTCCGCTGTTTTGAAGCAGCCGCAAAGCACCAAAGCTTCACTGCAGCGGCTGAAGAACTCGGCCTGACCCAGAGCGGCGTCAGCCGACAGGTCAAGGAACTCGAAGAACAGATCGGCGCCGCGCTCTTTCGCCGGGAAGGCCGGGGCATCAGACTAACCCAAGCTGGTAAGGCTCTGGCAAAAAGCGTCTTTTCAGACCTTGGAAGATTGCGCCGAACCATCAGCCAGGCCGTTGCGGCAGGAGAAACCCAGGAACTTTTGACGATCGCGGCTCTGCCGACATTTGCAGCCCGCTGGCTCGTGCCCAGGCTGAACGATTTCAAATCAGGCCGGCCAAACCTTGATCTCATGATTTACAGCCGGACGAAACCGTTTGACCTGCTGGAACAGGGGATCGATGTCGCCATCCACTTCGGCGCGAATGACTGGCCCGGCGCAAAACTGACACCGCTGTGCCCCGAGGACCTGATCGCCGTCGCCTCGCCGGACCTTTTAAATGCGCATCCGGTCGAGCGCAAAGAAGACATTCTCCGAATGCCCTTGCTCCATATGGCCTCGCGCCCGCACTTATGGAAGGCCTTTCAAAAGTCCGTCCCCGAGGCAACCGGCCGGGTGCAGGTCGGCAGCTATTTTGATCAGTTTTCACTTGTGATCGCAGCAGCTTGCAGCGGCATGGGCGCTGCCATCCTGCCAACCTACCTTATCGAAACCGAACTCGCATCAGGTAGCCTCGTCTCCCTCTCCAGTGTCGAAGACGGTTCGGGTCACAACTACTATCTCGCAACACCGCCCGGCGACCTGACCCCACCCGTTGCCGAATTCCTGACATGGATCCGCGGTCAGGTCACACGCAAGGTTCCGAAAGACTGA